A single Pseudomonas sp. HN11 DNA region contains:
- a CDS encoding TerC family protein, producing MEWLADPTAWLGLLTLIVLELVLGIDNLVFIAILADKLPPEQRDRARLIGLSLALLMRLGLLASISWLVTLTQPLFEVFDKSFSGRDLIMLFGGVFLLFKATMELHERLEGHVAQRTGNVAYAMFWPIVAQIVVLDAVFSLDAVITAVGMVDELAVMMIAVIVSIGLMIVASKPLTRFVNAHPTVIMLCLGFLMMIGFALTAEGLGFHIPKGYLYAAIGFSILIEVFNQIARSRRKKSAQGVLPVRERTAHAVMRLLGGRSLAVEEVGEEVADLLGEPDAAQGPLFDRRERVMISGVLQLAERPIRTLMTPRAKVDYIDLADDADSIRLKLMHSSYSRLPLIRNGAVDEPLSFVHKKELLKEYLAGNEPNLEHLARRAINLLESFSILNALEQMRQESTHIAFVINEFGDFMGVLSMTDILESIAGELPDASEIDGPDIVEEGAGFRASGALNLTRIRQRTGFKAVATEDYQTLAGLVMSLLDRLPVLGDSLEHEGWRLTVAAVEERRVTQVCLAPLPQA from the coding sequence ATGGAATGGTTAGCGGATCCAACGGCCTGGCTCGGCCTGTTGACCTTGATTGTGCTGGAACTGGTGCTAGGCATCGACAACCTGGTGTTTATCGCGATCCTGGCGGACAAGCTGCCGCCGGAGCAGCGTGACCGTGCGCGGTTGATCGGCCTGTCCCTGGCGTTGCTGATGCGCCTGGGCCTGCTGGCGAGTATTTCCTGGCTGGTGACCCTGACGCAGCCGCTGTTCGAGGTGTTCGACAAGAGCTTCTCCGGCCGCGACCTGATCATGCTGTTTGGTGGTGTGTTCCTGTTGTTCAAGGCCACCATGGAATTGCACGAGCGCCTTGAAGGCCATGTGGCCCAGCGCACCGGCAATGTTGCCTACGCAATGTTCTGGCCGATCGTGGCGCAGATCGTGGTACTGGATGCGGTGTTCTCCCTGGATGCGGTGATTACCGCCGTGGGCATGGTGGACGAACTGGCGGTGATGATGATCGCGGTGATCGTGTCCATTGGCCTGATGATCGTCGCAAGCAAACCGTTGACCCGCTTCGTCAATGCGCACCCGACGGTAATCATGCTGTGCCTGGGCTTCCTGATGATGATCGGGTTTGCCCTGACCGCCGAAGGCCTGGGTTTCCATATTCCCAAGGGCTACCTGTACGCGGCCATTGGTTTCTCGATCCTGATCGAGGTGTTCAACCAGATCGCTCGTTCACGTCGCAAGAAATCCGCGCAAGGCGTGCTGCCGGTGCGTGAGCGTACCGCCCATGCGGTGATGCGTTTGCTGGGTGGTCGCAGCCTGGCCGTGGAAGAGGTGGGTGAAGAAGTCGCCGATCTGCTGGGCGAGCCGGATGCAGCGCAAGGCCCGCTGTTTGACCGACGTGAGCGGGTGATGATCAGCGGTGTGTTGCAATTGGCCGAACGGCCGATCCGCACGCTGATGACGCCACGGGCCAAGGTCGACTACATCGATCTGGCGGACGATGCCGACAGTATTCGCCTGAAACTGATGCATTCGTCCTACTCGCGGCTGCCGTTGATCCGCAACGGTGCCGTCGATGAACCGCTGAGCTTTGTGCACAAGAAGGAATTGCTCAAGGAATACCTGGCCGGCAACGAACCGAACCTGGAGCACCTTGCCCGCCGAGCGATCAACCTGCTGGAGAGCTTTTCGATCCTCAATGCCCTGGAGCAGATGCGTCAGGAATCCACCCACATTGCGTTCGTGATCAACGAATTTGGTGACTTCATGGGCGTGTTGAGCATGACCGACATCCTTGAATCCATCGCCGGTGAGTTGCCGGACGCCAGCGAAATCGACGGGCCGGATATCGTCGAGGAGGGCGCCGGTTTCCGCGCCAGTGGCGCCTTGAACCTCACGCGGATTCGCCAGCGCACCGGCTTCAAGGCTGTTGCGACCGAGGATTACCAGACGCTCGCCGGCCTGGTCATGAGCCTGCTCGACCGCCTCCCCGTGCTGGGCGATAGCCTGGAGCATGAGGGCTGGCGCCTGACGGTGGCGGCGGTGGAGGAGCGGCGGGTCACGCAGGTTTGCCTGGCGCCTTTGCCCCAGGCGTGA
- a CDS encoding thioredoxin family protein, with product MSMNYVNAVIADKAAFERELETNQPVFVVFMSHDCAACSDAMPRFTRISERYKDHVKILILECVDTPPHPSVDRIPMLLIYHHQRLLEALPGLGEQALESAFEQYAHLPTVTPGAKAPGKPA from the coding sequence ATGTCGATGAACTACGTGAATGCGGTGATTGCAGACAAGGCTGCGTTTGAGCGCGAACTGGAGACGAACCAGCCCGTCTTTGTGGTGTTCATGTCACATGACTGCGCGGCGTGCAGTGACGCGATGCCGCGATTCACGCGAATCAGCGAGCGCTACAAGGACCACGTCAAGATCTTGATTCTTGAGTGTGTCGACACCCCACCGCATCCAAGTGTCGACCGTATCCCGATGCTGCTGATCTACCATCACCAGAGACTGCTCGAAGCCCTTCCCGGTCTTGGCGAGCAAGCGTTGGAAAGCGCCTTCGAGCAGTACGCCCACCTACCCACCGTCACGCCTGGGGCAAAGGCGCCAGGCAAACCTGCGTGA
- a CDS encoding transporter substrate-binding domain-containing protein, whose amino-acid sequence MHHRPSVFKACVFLFAASASLASVVQAADSKLDDVLKRGHLIVGTGSTNAPWHFQGADGKLQGFDIDIGRIVAKGLFNDPSKVEFVVQSSDARIPNLLTDKVDMSCQFITVTASRAQQVAFTLPYYREGVGLLLPNNSKYKEIEDLQAAGDGVTVAVLQNVYAEELVHQALPKAKVDQYDSVDLMYQAVNSGRADAAATDQSSVKYLMVQNPGRYRSPTYAWSPQTYACAVKRGDQDWLNFVNTALHEAMTGVEFPTYKASFKQWFGVDLPEPAIGFPVEFK is encoded by the coding sequence ATGCATCACCGACCTTCCGTGTTCAAAGCGTGTGTTTTTCTCTTCGCCGCATCGGCCTCCCTCGCAAGCGTTGTGCAGGCGGCGGACAGCAAGCTCGATGATGTGCTCAAGCGTGGGCACTTGATCGTGGGTACAGGCAGTACCAATGCGCCGTGGCACTTCCAGGGAGCGGATGGCAAGTTGCAGGGGTTTGATATCGACATCGGCCGCATCGTGGCCAAAGGGTTGTTCAACGACCCGAGCAAGGTCGAATTTGTGGTGCAGTCGTCTGACGCGCGGATTCCCAACCTGCTGACCGACAAGGTCGACATGAGTTGCCAGTTCATCACCGTCACCGCCAGCCGTGCCCAGCAGGTCGCCTTCACCCTGCCGTACTACCGCGAAGGCGTGGGCCTGCTGCTGCCGAACAACAGCAAGTACAAAGAAATTGAAGACCTGCAAGCGGCGGGCGACGGCGTGACCGTGGCCGTGCTGCAAAACGTGTATGCCGAAGAGCTGGTGCACCAGGCACTGCCAAAAGCCAAGGTCGACCAGTACGACAGCGTCGACCTGATGTACCAGGCCGTGAACTCCGGTCGCGCCGATGCCGCCGCCACCGACCAGTCCTCGGTCAAGTACCTGATGGTGCAGAACCCAGGCCGCTACCGCAGCCCGACTTACGCCTGGAGCCCGCAAACCTACGCGTGCGCCGTCAAGCGTGGCGATCAGGACTGGCTGAACTTCGTCAACACCGCGCTGCATGAAGCCATGACCGGCGTGGAGTTCCCGACCTACAAGGCCTCGTTCAAGCAATGGTTCGGTGTGGATCTGCCGGAACCTGCGATCGGCTTCCCGGTTGAGTTCAAGTAA
- a CDS encoding amino acid ABC transporter permease, producing MNYQLNFAAVWRDFPSLLAGLGLGLELALLSIAIGCVIGLMMAFAMLSKHRALRVFASVYVTVVRNTPILVLILLIYFALPSLGIRLDKIPSFIITLSLYAGAYLTEVFRAGLLNIPKGLREAGLAIGLGEWRIRAYITVPVMLRNVLPALSNNFISLFKDTSLAAAIAVPELTYYARKINVESYRVIETWMVTTALYVAACYLIAMLLRYLEQRLAIRR from the coding sequence ATGAACTATCAGTTGAACTTTGCCGCCGTCTGGCGCGACTTCCCCAGCTTGCTGGCGGGGCTCGGCCTGGGTCTTGAGCTGGCGTTGCTGTCGATCGCCATCGGCTGCGTGATCGGCCTGATGATGGCGTTTGCCATGCTGTCCAAACACCGCGCGTTGCGAGTCTTCGCCTCGGTGTATGTGACGGTGGTGCGCAATACGCCGATTCTGGTGCTGATCCTGTTGATCTACTTTGCGTTGCCCAGCCTCGGGATACGTCTGGACAAGATCCCGTCGTTCATCATCACCCTGTCGTTGTACGCCGGAGCTTATCTGACCGAAGTATTCCGCGCCGGGTTGCTGAATATTCCCAAGGGCTTGCGTGAAGCCGGGCTGGCCATTGGTCTGGGCGAGTGGCGTATCCGCGCCTACATCACCGTGCCGGTGATGCTGCGCAACGTGTTGCCCGCGCTGTCGAACAACTTTATTTCGCTGTTCAAGGACACCTCGCTCGCCGCCGCCATCGCGGTGCCGGAACTGACCTATTACGCCCGCAAGATCAACGTCGAAAGCTACCGGGTGATTGAAACCTGGATGGTCACGACCGCGCTCTACGTGGCCGCCTGTTACCTCATTGCCATGCTGCTCCGTTACCTGGAACAGCGTCTGGCGATCCGTCGTT